In the Bacillus tuaregi genome, one interval contains:
- a CDS encoding GerAB/ArcD/ProY family transporter, giving the protein MQKERITDKQATHLLIIFYIGSTFIIGAGAGAKNDTWISVILGVILATPMLFVYARLLALFPEKGLFDILELVFGKIIGKCVAFLYIWYTFHLGALVIQNFGQYINTTTMPETPLLIPMLCLGLVCIAAVRSGIEVIGRISVYSLPLIFFIIFIVQIMGLPNWNLENVKPILANGFLPVLKGGFSVFSFPFAESVVLLGAFFSLKTNHSAYKIFLKGTAIAGFFLLIITLRNIFILGGMLPNLYFPSHVAVSRISIGHFLQRIEVTVAVVLIFGVFIKASICLLVSSMGIAKVFKLHDYRSVVIQTGLLMVYFSYTLYDSIFEMRAWAFEIYSYYAFPFQVILPLVMLGIGELKRLKGS; this is encoded by the coding sequence ATGCAGAAGGAAAGAATCACGGATAAACAGGCAACCCACCTATTAATTATTTTCTATATTGGGAGTACGTTTATTATAGGTGCTGGAGCAGGGGCCAAAAATGATACTTGGATCAGCGTTATTCTGGGGGTCATCTTAGCTACACCGATGTTATTTGTCTATGCGAGGCTCTTAGCCCTTTTTCCCGAAAAAGGCTTATTTGATATTCTTGAATTGGTTTTTGGTAAAATCATCGGAAAATGTGTGGCATTTTTATATATTTGGTATACCTTCCACCTTGGGGCGTTGGTGATTCAAAACTTTGGACAATACATTAATACGACTACGATGCCGGAAACTCCTCTATTGATACCGATGCTTTGCCTAGGGTTGGTCTGCATTGCGGCTGTAAGGTCGGGAATTGAAGTGATTGGCAGAATTAGTGTCTATAGTCTCCCTTTAATATTTTTTATCATCTTCATTGTTCAAATTATGGGTCTGCCCAATTGGAATTTGGAGAATGTTAAACCCATACTTGCTAATGGGTTTCTCCCCGTTCTGAAGGGAGGCTTTTCGGTTTTTTCCTTTCCCTTTGCAGAATCGGTTGTCTTATTGGGCGCTTTTTTTTCGTTAAAAACAAACCATTCCGCTTATAAAATTTTCCTAAAAGGAACGGCGATTGCTGGGTTTTTCTTGCTCATTATTACGCTCAGGAATATTTTTATATTGGGAGGAATGCTACCCAATTTATATTTTCCGTCACATGTGGCAGTATCTCGAATCAGCATCGGCCATTTCCTGCAAAGAATTGAAGTCACGGTAGCGGTTGTCCTAATATTTGGCGTTTTCATCAAAGCCAGCATTTGTTTGTTAGTATCCAGCATGGGAATAGCCAAGGTATTTAAATTACATGACTATCGTTCAGTCGTCATTCAAACCGGTTTATTAATGGTATACTTCTCCTATACCTTATACGACAGCATCTTTGAAATGAGAGCCTGGGCATTTGAAATCTACTCCTACTACGCCTTCCCCTTTCAAGTCATTCTCCCCCTCGTCATGCTCGGAATCGGGGAGCTCAAACGATTGAAAGGTAGCTGA